Part of the Candidatus Cloacimonadota bacterium genome, TCTTATTTCCGAAGGAGATATATTTTGTGGCATTGTGCCTCGCTAATATAGTATTGCTCTGATTAATAGACTGCGCAGTAATTCCAGAACGAGAATTACCACAATTGGCGAAATATCGAAATTCCGGGTGGGAATGATCCTTTGAACGAGTTGTCTTGCAGGTCCGAGAACCGGTTC contains:
- a CDS encoding YggT family protein — its product is MIFVRIISAVITIYIWLIIIRAIVSWFSPNYGNPLMQLLVRVTEPVLGPARQLVQRIIPTRNFDISPIVVILVLELLRSLLIRAILY